From the genome of Rathayibacter sp. VKM Ac-2804:
AACCGCCGCGTGATGGCGCAGACGCTGCCCGAGCTGTTCGTCTCGATGCGCGTGCGACCGGTCGGCGACTACCCCAACCGCCTGCTCCAGGCCCTGCGCGCCTCCGCCCCCGAGGGTGTCGACGACCCCACCGTCGTCGTGCTCACCCCCGGCGTCTACAACTCGGCCTACTTCGAGCACACCCTGCTCGCGCGGCTGATGGGCGTGGAGCTCGTCGAGGGGCGCGACCTCTTCTGCACCGGCGGCAAGGTGTTCATGCGCACCACCTCCGGCCCCACCCGCGTCGATGTGATCTACCGCCGCGTCGACGACGAGTTCCTCGACCCGCTGCAGTTCCGCGCCGACTCGATGCTGGGCTCGCCGGGTCTCATGCTCGCGGCCCGCCTGGGCAACGTCACGATCGCGAACGCGGTCGGCAACGGCGTCGCCGACGACAAGCTCGTCTACACCTACCTGCCCGACCTGATCCGCTACTACCTCTCGGAGGAGCCGGTGATCAAGAACGTCGACACCTGGCGCCTGGAGGATCCCGGTGCGCTCGAGGAGGTGCTCGACCGCCTCGACGAGCTCGTCGTGAAGCCGGTCGACGGCTCCGGCGGCAAGGGCCTCGTCGTCGGGCCGGCCGCCTCCGCGAAGGAGCTGGCCGAGCTGCGCTCGCGGCTCCGGGCCGACCCGCGCGGCTGGATCGCCCAGCCGGTGGTGCAGCTCTCGACGATCCCGACCCTGGTCGACGACGGGATGCGGCCGCGGCACGCGGACCTCCGTCCCTTCGCGGTCAACGACGGCAAGGACATCTGGGTCCTGCCCGGCGGTCTCACCCGGGTCGCGCTGCCCGAGGGCCAGCTCGTCGTCAACTCGTCGCAGGGCGGCGGCTCGAAGGACACCTGGGTCGTCGGCCTCGAGGGCCA
Proteins encoded in this window:
- a CDS encoding circularly permuted type 2 ATP-grasp protein; this translates as MGDLFDGYGSQKVERPRTGASPWDEMFADVAATSGPAGVRDSYRDIYSSLARMTQEELRGRTDALASSYLAQGVTFDFAGEERPFPLDAVPRVIESAEWNEVQSGIKQRVRALEAFLADVYGPQNAVKDGVIPAALLSSSSHFHRQAAGIEPANGVRIQVSGIDLIRDEVGDWRVLEDNVRVPSGVSYVISNRRVMAQTLPELFVSMRVRPVGDYPNRLLQALRASAPEGVDDPTVVVLTPGVYNSAYFEHTLLARLMGVELVEGRDLFCTGGKVFMRTTSGPTRVDVIYRRVDDEFLDPLQFRADSMLGSPGLMLAARLGNVTIANAVGNGVADDKLVYTYLPDLIRYYLSEEPVIKNVDTWRLEDPGALEEVLDRLDELVVKPVDGSGGKGLVVGPAASAKELAELRSRLRADPRGWIAQPVVQLSTIPTLVDDGMRPRHADLRPFAVNDGKDIWVLPGGLTRVALPEGQLVVNSSQGGGSKDTWVVGLEGQQTAEPDAHDISGLVEDQAAVTTSIPIVYPLNHTPDQSPQDAANHDQDQQQQQTLAAGEDA